In Geotalea uraniireducens, one genomic interval encodes:
- a CDS encoding S41 family peptidase: MLSRTKITLGLVATLVILGVGAGIGWHLYSYKPRRQDVEYLQLFRQVLQEVRSDYVEKVPTKKLLEGAINGMLAALDPHSEYLPPEPFAEMKVEISGSFGGLGIEISQKDDRLTVVAPIEDTPAWRAGIKAGDYIWKIDNTFTRGLTITEAVKRMRGEKGTRVTLTIIRQGVDRPLVFPLVRDIIKTRSLKARTLAPGYGYVRIGHFQERTGEDFAAALRKLRAENGGTLQGLVIDLRNNPGGLLDSAVQVAGRFVGDRLDNGLVVYTKGREPVGRHDYNATLGEKEPLYPIVVLINGGTASASEIVAGALQDYHRAVIMGTTSFGKGSVQTVIGLPNGAGLKLTTALYYTPKGRSIQAQGIIPDIVVGNAELKVEKGDLGENFHEKDLDNHLNVPQPVAAPAKVRPQGGAGAAAAAAGAAEKDYQLDRALDLLKGWELMKKRS, from the coding sequence GTGCTCAGCAGAACGAAGATCACCCTCGGCCTGGTGGCCACCCTGGTCATCCTTGGCGTCGGTGCCGGCATCGGCTGGCATCTGTACAGTTATAAGCCCCGGCGGCAGGATGTCGAATATCTGCAGCTGTTTCGCCAGGTGCTCCAGGAGGTGCGGAGCGACTACGTCGAAAAGGTGCCGACCAAGAAGCTCCTCGAAGGGGCGATCAACGGCATGCTGGCGGCCCTCGACCCCCACAGCGAATATCTTCCCCCCGAGCCGTTCGCCGAGATGAAGGTGGAGATTTCCGGCTCCTTCGGCGGCCTCGGCATCGAGATCTCCCAGAAAGACGACCGGCTGACGGTAGTGGCCCCCATCGAGGATACCCCCGCCTGGCGGGCCGGGATCAAGGCGGGGGATTACATCTGGAAAATCGACAATACGTTCACCCGCGGCCTGACGATCACCGAGGCGGTGAAACGGATGCGCGGCGAAAAGGGGACCAGGGTGACCCTGACGATCATCCGCCAGGGGGTGGACCGGCCGCTGGTCTTTCCGCTGGTGCGCGACATCATCAAGACCCGCAGCCTCAAGGCCCGGACCCTGGCGCCGGGTTACGGTTACGTGCGCATCGGTCATTTCCAGGAGCGGACCGGCGAGGATTTTGCCGCTGCCCTGCGCAAGCTGCGGGCGGAGAACGGCGGGACCTTGCAGGGACTGGTGATCGACCTGCGCAACAATCCCGGCGGGCTGCTCGATTCGGCGGTGCAGGTGGCCGGGCGCTTCGTCGGTGACCGGCTCGACAACGGCCTGGTGGTCTATACCAAGGGGCGGGAGCCGGTCGGCCGGCACGATTACAACGCTACCCTCGGCGAGAAGGAGCCGCTCTATCCGATCGTGGTGCTGATCAACGGCGGCACCGCCAGCGCCTCCGAGATCGTTGCCGGCGCGCTGCAGGATTATCACCGGGCGGTGATCATGGGGACGACGAGCTTCGGCAAGGGCTCGGTGCAGACGGTGATCGGCCTGCCGAACGGCGCAGGGCTCAAGCTGACCACCGCCCTCTACTACACGCCGAAGGGGCGTTCGATCCAGGCGCAGGGGATCATCCCCGACATCGTCGTCGGGAATGCCGAACTGAAGGTGGAGAAAGGCGACCTGGGCGAGAATTTCCACGAGAAAGACCTGGACAACCACCTCAACGTGCCCCAGCCTGTTGCCGCACCGGCAAAGGTGCGACCGCAGGGGGGCGCCGGCGCTGCCGCTGCGGCGGCCGGGGCGGCGGAGAAGGATTATCAGCTCGATCGCGCCCTCGACCTGCTCAAGGGGTGGGAGCTGATGAAGAAACGGTCGTAA
- a CDS encoding NADH:flavin oxidoreductase/NADH oxidase: MSRLFTPLQLREVTCRNRIFVSPMCQYSSCDGMPTDWHLVHLGSRAVGGAGLVMVEATAVSAEGRISPDDSGIWADRHAEGFAPIVNFIRKQGAVAGIQLAHAGRKASTDAPWRGGGPLGPGSRGWQPVAPSPLPFATGHPVPRELTVADLATIEDQFVAAAQRAQAAGFQVIELHMAHGYLLHEFLSPLSNHRRDDYGGSLENRLRFPLRVARAVRAAWPAELPLFVRLSVTDWVEGGWDLPQSVALCRQLKELGVDLIDCSAGFVTPDAAIPFGPGYQTPFATAIRHEAGIATGTVGFITEPAQAEQIVATGLADAVFLAREMLRDPHWPLRAARALRVDVSWPPQYERAKL; the protein is encoded by the coding sequence ATGAGCCGACTTTTCACCCCCCTGCAACTGCGGGAAGTTACCTGCCGCAACCGGATTTTCGTCTCGCCGATGTGCCAGTATTCGAGCTGCGACGGCATGCCGACCGACTGGCACCTGGTCCACCTGGGGAGCCGGGCCGTCGGCGGCGCCGGGCTGGTCATGGTCGAGGCGACGGCGGTCAGCGCCGAAGGCCGGATCAGCCCCGACGACAGCGGCATCTGGGCCGACCGGCACGCCGAGGGGTTCGCCCCGATCGTCAACTTCATCCGCAAGCAGGGAGCCGTGGCCGGCATCCAACTCGCCCACGCCGGCCGCAAGGCCTCCACCGACGCACCGTGGCGCGGCGGCGGTCCCCTCGGCCCGGGAAGCCGCGGCTGGCAGCCGGTAGCGCCGAGCCCCCTCCCCTTCGCTACCGGCCATCCGGTGCCGCGCGAACTGACCGTGGCCGACCTGGCGACGATCGAAGACCAGTTCGTAGCCGCTGCCCAGCGTGCCCAGGCGGCCGGTTTCCAGGTGATCGAACTGCACATGGCCCACGGCTACCTGCTCCACGAATTCCTCTCCCCGCTCAGCAACCACCGGCGCGACGACTACGGCGGCAGCCTGGAAAACCGCCTCCGCTTTCCGCTCCGGGTGGCCCGGGCGGTCCGCGCCGCCTGGCCGGCGGAGCTGCCGCTCTTCGTCCGGCTCTCCGTCACCGACTGGGTGGAAGGAGGCTGGGATCTGCCCCAGTCGGTGGCGCTCTGCCGGCAGCTCAAGGAACTCGGCGTCGACCTGATCGACTGCTCCGCCGGCTTCGTCACCCCCGACGCCGCCATCCCCTTCGGCCCCGGCTACCAGACCCCCTTCGCCACCGCCATCCGCCACGAAGCGGGGATCGCCACCGGCACCGTCGGTTTCATCACCGAGCCGGCCCAGGCCGAACAGATCGTCGCCACCGGACTGGCCGACGCCGTCTTCCTCGCCCGGGAGATGCTTCGCGACCCCCACTGGCCGCTCCGCGCCGCCCGGGCCCTCCGGGTGGATGTTTCCTGGCCGCCGCAGTACGAACGGGCCAAGCTCTAA
- a CDS encoding dicarboxylate/amino acid:cation symporter, translating into MRMKKLFSHLYFQVLLAITIGGVIGYYFPATGVAMKPFGDGFIKLIKMIIAPVIFCTVVTGIAGMEDMKKVGRVGAKALLYFEVVTSFALLIGLVVVSIIQPGAGFNADVTKLDTKALTAFTTTAKTHTTTDFLMNIIPSSVGDAFAKGDILQVLLFAVLFGFALSALGEKGKSLYRLIDQVSHTLFGIVGIIMRVAPLGAFGAMAFTIGKFGVGSIANLGMLMGSFYLTSLLFVFLVLGTIARISGFSIVKFIRYIREELLIVLGTSSSESVLPRMMTKLENLGCRKSVVGMVIPTGYSFNLDGTSIYLTMAALFVAQATNTHLTLTQTLTILFVLLLTSKGAAGVTGSGFVTLAATFATIPTIPVAGLALILGIDRFMSEARALTNLVGNGVATVVIAKWENELDEARLQRMLDGAGDEEFAEMAAEEEATLTLEGAGPLAD; encoded by the coding sequence ATGAGGATGAAAAAGCTGTTCTCGCACCTCTACTTCCAGGTACTGCTCGCTATCACCATCGGGGGGGTCATCGGCTACTACTTCCCGGCGACCGGCGTCGCCATGAAGCCGTTTGGCGACGGCTTCATCAAGCTGATCAAGATGATCATCGCCCCGGTGATCTTCTGCACCGTCGTCACCGGCATCGCCGGGATGGAGGATATGAAAAAGGTCGGCCGGGTCGGCGCCAAGGCGCTGCTTTACTTCGAAGTGGTCACCTCCTTCGCCCTGTTGATCGGCCTGGTAGTTGTCTCGATCATCCAGCCGGGCGCCGGCTTCAACGCCGACGTCACCAAGCTGGACACCAAGGCGCTCACCGCCTTCACCACCACCGCCAAGACCCACACCACCACCGATTTCCTGATGAACATCATCCCGTCGAGCGTCGGCGATGCCTTCGCCAAGGGGGATATCCTCCAGGTGCTCCTCTTTGCCGTCTTGTTCGGCTTTGCCCTGTCGGCCCTCGGCGAAAAGGGGAAAAGCCTCTACCGCCTCATCGACCAGGTATCCCACACCCTGTTCGGCATCGTCGGCATCATCATGCGCGTCGCGCCGCTCGGCGCCTTCGGCGCCATGGCCTTCACCATCGGCAAGTTCGGCGTCGGGTCTATCGCCAACCTGGGGATGCTGATGGGGAGTTTCTACCTGACCAGCCTGCTGTTCGTCTTCTTGGTGCTCGGCACCATCGCCCGCATCAGCGGCTTCAGCATCGTCAAGTTCATCCGTTACATCCGCGAGGAGCTGCTGATCGTCCTCGGCACCTCGTCCTCCGAATCGGTCCTGCCGCGGATGATGACCAAGCTGGAGAACCTCGGCTGCCGGAAATCGGTGGTCGGGATGGTGATCCCCACCGGTTACTCGTTCAACCTCGACGGCACCTCGATCTACCTGACCATGGCGGCGCTGTTCGTTGCCCAGGCCACCAACACCCACCTGACCCTGACCCAGACCCTGACCATCCTCTTCGTGCTGCTCCTCACCTCGAAGGGGGCGGCGGGGGTCACCGGCAGCGGCTTCGTCACCCTGGCCGCCACCTTCGCCACCATCCCGACCATCCCGGTGGCCGGGCTGGCGCTGATCCTCGGCATCGACCGTTTCATGTCCGAGGCACGGGCGCTGACCAACCTGGTCGGCAACGGGGTGGCGACCGTGGTGATCGCCAAGTGGGAAAATGAACTGGATGAGGCCCGGCTGCAGCGGATGCTCGACGGTGCCGGCGACGAGGAGTTCGCTGAAATGGCGGCAGAGGAAGAGGCGACCCTGACGCTGGAAGGGGCCGGACCGCTCGCCGACTGA
- a CDS encoding LamG-like jellyroll fold domain-containing protein: MRPFYRFVMILLAVLIFNSGTAWSLARFVDLGDGTVLDTTSQLRWLKNANCKATLGGITKNGDTLPWYSAQTWSGNVASGACGLSDGSVAGNWRQPTKEELQTLSSISSTPSVTLNATGVFNNSVLELMYYWTSSVDPGDPYDFFAIWMGPNPSVSSLYYTNALAVWPVRSGLWVVSAVSVAPTSKDFGRVTTNTTSASQVFTISNNGAAGDLLLDNIAVTGGDSGMFVLDTGDGSNGTCSGSKTLGIGASCTVSVAFSPTSGGTKSTTLHFGSNDAKMTNIDISLSGTGGSPPVSLWKGENNATDSAGSNNGITSNTITATVAENQTATALCSAGSTITSFTSVYGADPNWVNCGSCEIGSSSCSVAYNNITCSDPYPLQAKQGKLAIVCGSMFAPGKLGQAFSFDGTGQYVAMPNSSTLDIFGTHAVAFWVKPVANPASGKSFYLVNKWTGGQEDKRVTIDSDGKVHYFLFGTSASAGVTSATAVQTNVWTHVVATYDGANMKIYLNGVLDASVAASGDVLDSTGPLSLGYNPLRVSEGLEEPFTGQLDEVGWYNQTLSASEVSLLANMVPDAFSFTARTGMPLNVAIFSNPVTVTGITAPTVISITNGDYSVSTDNGATWGDWTNISGTIAVNSQVRVRLTSSATAATQTSATLTIGAVSGVFNVTTAAAGDPIVTVNGLGLVSWWQAENNANDTLNGNDGLINNTQSVTVAENQTAILSCGTGSTITSFTSVYGADPKWVNCGSCETGSSSCSVTYSNTICGDPYPGHVKQGVLSIVCDDAFAPGKAGQAFNSPAQNISVPHSSSLNISGAHTVAFWVKLAEKPASGKSFYLVNKWTDGNEDKLVSIDSDGRVHYYLLGTSASAEVRSATALQTGVWTHIVATYDGAALKIYLNGVLDVSLAASVNVANSTGKLYFGYNPGRVSQGSEVPFYGQLDELLWYNRALSATEIPAMMENYTYTLTVSVSGNGGGTITSAPQGADPVGVACTSGTCTTTYPYNTPVALTATLDPITTFGSWSGDCSGSGACGFTMNSDRTVSATLAQAPLAMNKTYNNKTYATLADALNDTDRAAFSGDELLLLGTTYDGAVSLNKGFILNGGWNAAYLGLSGLPTILNGGLIFQSGDSTLKGVNVNGLLTIQGGSLEVDDVTIGR; the protein is encoded by the coding sequence ATGCGACCTTTTTACCGGTTTGTAATGATTTTACTCGCGGTGCTGATCTTTAACAGCGGTACTGCCTGGTCGTTAGCGCGCTTTGTTGATCTGGGTGACGGTACGGTACTCGATACCACAAGCCAACTGCGCTGGCTGAAAAATGCCAACTGCAAAGCAACGCTAGGCGGCATTACAAAAAATGGTGATACTCTTCCTTGGTACAGTGCCCAGACCTGGAGTGGGAATGTCGCGTCAGGAGCCTGCGGGCTGTCCGATGGTTCGGTTGCCGGTAACTGGCGCCAACCAACCAAAGAGGAACTGCAGACACTCTCCTCTATCAGCAGCACCCCCAGCGTTACCCTTAATGCAACAGGAGTTTTCAACAACAGTGTCTTAGAGTTGATGTACTACTGGACGTCCAGTGTTGACCCTGGCGACCCATACGACTTCTTCGCTATCTGGATGGGGCCTAATCCCTCAGTGAGCAGTCTGTATTACACAAACGCACTTGCTGTCTGGCCTGTCCGCTCCGGTTTGTGGGTTGTGTCGGCGGTTTCTGTTGCCCCCACCAGCAAGGATTTTGGTAGAGTGACAACCAACACAACATCAGCAAGCCAGGTTTTTACCATCAGCAACAATGGAGCTGCGGGTGATCTGCTGCTCGACAATATCGCGGTTACCGGTGGTGACAGCGGCATGTTTGTCCTGGACACAGGTGACGGAAGCAATGGTACCTGCAGTGGTTCGAAAACACTGGGGATTGGCGCCAGTTGTACGGTCTCTGTTGCCTTCAGTCCCACATCAGGCGGAACAAAATCAACCACCCTGCATTTTGGTTCCAACGACGCAAAAATGACGAACATAGACATATCCTTGAGCGGGACCGGGGGCAGTCCACCAGTTTCCTTGTGGAAGGGGGAGAACAACGCCACTGACAGCGCAGGAAGCAATAACGGCATCACCAGCAACACGATAACGGCAACTGTTGCGGAGAATCAAACCGCAACCGCATTGTGTAGCGCAGGGTCTACCATAACATCATTTACCTCGGTTTACGGAGCTGATCCAAACTGGGTAAACTGTGGCAGTTGCGAGATCGGCTCATCCAGCTGCAGTGTCGCCTACAACAACATCACTTGCAGTGATCCGTACCCGCTTCAAGCGAAGCAAGGCAAACTGGCTATCGTGTGCGGCAGCATGTTTGCGCCCGGCAAGCTCGGGCAGGCGTTCAGCTTTGACGGTACTGGCCAGTATGTCGCGATGCCGAATTCTTCAACATTGGATATTTTCGGCACCCATGCCGTTGCCTTCTGGGTCAAGCCTGTTGCGAACCCGGCCTCCGGCAAGTCGTTCTATCTCGTCAACAAGTGGACGGGTGGGCAAGAAGATAAGCGGGTAACCATCGATTCGGACGGCAAGGTGCACTATTTTCTGTTTGGCACAAGCGCCAGTGCGGGGGTGACATCGGCCACAGCCGTGCAGACCAATGTCTGGACCCATGTTGTGGCTACCTATGACGGTGCGAACATGAAGATCTATCTTAACGGTGTTCTGGATGCAAGCGTTGCCGCCAGCGGGGATGTTTTGGACAGTACCGGTCCCTTATCTTTGGGCTATAACCCCCTAAGGGTAAGCGAGGGACTTGAAGAGCCTTTCACTGGCCAGCTTGATGAAGTAGGGTGGTACAACCAGACGTTGTCGGCAAGCGAGGTTAGTCTGCTCGCCAATATGGTGCCTGATGCCTTTAGTTTTACCGCCAGGACCGGCATGCCGCTGAATGTGGCAATTTTCTCAAACCCGGTCACCGTGACCGGTATTACCGCCCCCACGGTGATCTCGATAACCAATGGTGACTATTCAGTTTCAACCGATAACGGCGCCACCTGGGGTGACTGGACAAACATCTCGGGCACCATAGCTGTCAACAGTCAGGTCAGGGTGCGACTGACATCGTCCGCCACCGCCGCCACCCAGACCTCCGCAACACTCACGATCGGTGCCGTATCCGGCGTATTTAATGTCACAACGGCAGCAGCGGGTGATCCCATTGTCACTGTCAACGGGCTTGGACTGGTATCCTGGTGGCAGGCGGAGAATAATGCCAATGACACCTTGAATGGCAATGATGGCCTGATCAACAACACACAGTCGGTGACTGTGGCGGAAAATCAAACTGCAATTTTATCGTGCGGCACAGGGTCTACCATAACGTCATTCACCTCGGTTTACGGGGCAGATCCAAAATGGGTAAACTGCGGTAGTTGTGAGACCGGCTCATCAAGTTGCAGCGTCACCTATAGCAACACCATTTGCGGTGATCCGTACCCGGGGCATGTGAAACAAGGTGTACTGAGTATCGTGTGTGATGATGCATTTGCACCTGGCAAGGCCGGACAGGCGTTTAACAGTCCTGCGCAGAATATCTCGGTACCGCACTCATCGTCATTGAATATTTCCGGCGCCCATACCGTTGCCTTCTGGGTCAAGCTTGCCGAGAAGCCGGCTAGCGGCAAGTCGTTCTATCTCGTAAACAAGTGGACGGATGGAAACGAAGACAAGCTGGTTAGCATCGATTCGGATGGCAGGGTGCACTACTACCTGCTTGGCACAAGCGCCAGCGCGGAGGTGAGATCGGCCACTGCCCTGCAGACCGGTGTCTGGACCCATATTGTGGCTACCTATGACGGCGCGGCCCTGAAGATCTATCTTAATGGCGTTCTGGACGTAAGCCTTGCAGCCAGCGTGAATGTGGCGAATAGTACCGGCAAACTGTATTTTGGCTATAACCCCGGCAGGGTCAGTCAGGGAAGCGAGGTGCCGTTCTACGGCCAGCTTGATGAACTGCTGTGGTACAACCGGGCGCTGTCAGCAACGGAAATCCCGGCAATGATGGAAAACTATACCTATACCCTGACGGTCTCCGTATCGGGCAATGGGGGCGGCACGATCACCAGTGCCCCCCAGGGCGCCGATCCGGTCGGCGTCGCCTGCACATCGGGAACCTGTACGACTACCTATCCGTACAATACTCCTGTTGCCCTCACGGCGACACTCGACCCCATCACCACCTTTGGTTCGTGGAGCGGCGATTGCAGCGGCAGCGGGGCATGCGGTTTCACCATGAATTCGGACAGAACCGTTTCGGCAACCCTGGCCCAGGCCCCGCTGGCAATGAACAAAACCTACAATAACAAGACCTACGCGACCCTTGCCGATGCCCTGAACGATACGGACAGGGCCGCCTTCTCCGGCGACGAGTTGCTGCTATTGGGTACGACATACGATGGGGCTGTCTCGCTGAATAAGGGATTTATCCTGAACGGCGGCTGGAACGCGGCATACCTGGGCCTGAGCGGGCTGCCGACTATCTTGAATGGCGGCCTGATCTTTCAGAGCGGCGACTCTACTCTCAAAGGCGTGAATGTGAATGGATTACTTACCATCCAAGGCGGCAGCCTGGAGGTTGATGATGTGACAATCGGTCGGTAG
- a CDS encoding LysE family translocator: protein MLSTEFLLTSLVVVLIPGTGVIFTVSTGLAQGRKASIYAALGCTAGIVPHLVATVLGLAALMHASALAFQTLKYAGSAYLLYIAYATWKDRSAFALNEALPRRSARSLVVRAVLLNILNPKLTIFFLAFLPQFVTPAAAGPLPQLLLLSGVFMAMTFAVFVAYGLLAHAFRRSVIESAPVQAWLRRSFAAAFAGLGLHLALAEK, encoded by the coding sequence ATGCTCAGTACCGAATTCCTGCTCACCTCGCTCGTCGTCGTGCTCATCCCGGGCACCGGCGTGATCTTCACCGTATCGACCGGCCTGGCCCAGGGCCGCAAAGCGAGCATCTATGCGGCACTCGGCTGCACTGCCGGCATCGTCCCCCATCTCGTTGCCACCGTGCTCGGCCTGGCCGCGCTGATGCACGCCAGCGCGCTGGCCTTCCAGACCCTCAAGTACGCGGGGAGCGCCTATCTGCTCTACATCGCCTACGCCACCTGGAAAGACCGCTCGGCTTTTGCCCTGAACGAGGCGCTGCCGCGGCGCTCGGCACGCTCGCTCGTCGTCCGGGCGGTGCTGCTCAATATCCTCAATCCCAAGCTGACGATCTTCTTCCTCGCCTTCCTGCCGCAGTTCGTCACTCCCGCGGCTGCCGGCCCGCTGCCCCAGCTGCTCTTGCTGAGCGGCGTCTTCATGGCGATGACCTTTGCGGTGTTCGTTGCCTATGGCCTGCTGGCCCACGCCTTCCGCCGCAGCGTCATCGAATCGGCTCCCGTCCAGGCCTGGCTGCGCCGCAGCTTTGCCGCAGCCTTCGCCGGACTGGGACTGCATCTCGCCCTGGCGGAGAAGTGA
- a CDS encoding PAS domain-containing sensor histidine kinase, with protein sequence MLPAPGNLSQESIIALLDSLPVATLCITGNHVGQNRAAEALTGFARDEVPTLDAWFRKLYGEAHAKFRQDYEADRAAGFPAPRNVVITRKDGSRRAVEITAAGVDPVFCTLHDVTERLDAELQARESASQYRTIKDTSMDGFLVADERGRILEVNDLYCAISGYGRGELLNMAIGDIEARESPAETQTHIRQVIDGGAGRFESQHRRKDGRIIDVEVSTTYIPSTHRFVCFVRNLTELKRKEEALRESEERFHLAMDAASVGLWDWSPALDRVYFSPGYYRMLGYEPDEFPMALQLWLELIHPEDRDQALAANLACTEGKIPAFQVEFRMRTKDGGWRWILGRGSAVARDAEGNALRLIGTHVDITELKAAEEALRQSEWLLRECQRIAHVGTYDYNVLADCWTSSPELDLIFGIDKTFSRSSQGWLLLVHPDFRSKMEHHLADALFQKKWFDMEYKIVRASDGIERWVYGTGEIIVAPDGNPARMIGTIQDITDKKATEEGLNRHNRELDRRVMERTVELETAIREQEAFSYSVSHDLRAPLRHINSFGAILAEEYARQLPVEARQILDRIRKASAQMGQLIDDLLELSRVGRATLHHQKVNLSAKAAEIAAMLDETEPARDVEWVIASGLRASGDATLLRQLLENLLGNAWKYTARTPHGRIEFGRTTVNGEKVYFVRDNGAGFDMAYVDKLFRPFQRLHTDEQFEGTGIGLATVKRIIERHGGRAWATGDVDAGATFYFTLPNA encoded by the coding sequence ATGCTGCCAGCCCCGGGCAATCTCAGTCAGGAATCGATCATCGCACTCCTTGACTCGCTACCGGTCGCCACCCTCTGCATCACCGGCAATCACGTCGGCCAGAACCGGGCGGCCGAAGCCCTGACCGGCTTCGCCCGGGACGAAGTCCCCACCCTCGACGCCTGGTTCCGCAAGCTTTACGGCGAAGCACACGCCAAATTCCGCCAGGACTACGAAGCGGACCGGGCAGCAGGGTTCCCCGCGCCGCGCAACGTCGTTATCACCAGGAAAGACGGCAGCCGACGCGCCGTCGAGATAACCGCTGCCGGCGTCGACCCGGTCTTCTGTACCCTGCACGACGTTACCGAGCGGCTCGACGCGGAACTGCAGGCACGGGAAAGCGCCAGCCAATACCGGACGATCAAAGACACCTCCATGGACGGCTTCCTGGTTGCCGACGAACGCGGCCGGATTCTGGAAGTCAACGATCTCTACTGTGCAATTTCGGGCTACGGGCGCGGCGAGCTGCTGAACATGGCCATCGGGGATATCGAAGCGCGTGAAAGCCCGGCGGAGACGCAGACGCATATCCGGCAGGTCATCGACGGCGGCGCGGGTCGCTTTGAAAGCCAGCATCGGCGCAAGGACGGCAGGATCATCGACGTTGAAGTCAGTACGACCTATATCCCCAGCACCCATCGCTTCGTCTGCTTCGTACGGAATCTCACCGAGCTGAAGCGGAAGGAGGAGGCGCTCCGCGAAAGCGAAGAACGTTTCCATCTCGCCATGGACGCCGCCAGTGTCGGCCTCTGGGATTGGTCCCCCGCCCTGGACCGGGTCTATTTCAGCCCCGGCTACTACCGGATGCTCGGTTACGAGCCCGACGAGTTTCCGATGGCCTTGCAGCTCTGGCTCGAGCTGATTCATCCCGAGGACCGCGACCAGGCGCTGGCCGCCAACCTCGCCTGCACCGAGGGGAAGATTCCGGCGTTTCAGGTCGAGTTCCGGATGCGGACCAAGGATGGCGGCTGGCGCTGGATCCTCGGCCGCGGCTCGGCGGTGGCCCGCGATGCCGAGGGGAACGCGCTTCGCCTGATCGGTACCCATGTGGACATCACCGAGCTCAAGGCAGCAGAGGAAGCGTTACGGCAGAGTGAATGGCTGCTCCGTGAATGCCAGCGGATCGCCCACGTTGGCACCTATGATTACAATGTGCTTGCAGATTGCTGGACGAGTTCCCCCGAGCTTGACCTCATCTTTGGGATCGACAAGACGTTCTCCAGAAGTTCCCAAGGCTGGCTCCTGCTGGTTCATCCCGACTTCCGGAGCAAAATGGAACATCATCTGGCAGACGCCCTCTTCCAGAAGAAATGGTTCGACATGGAGTACAAGATCGTTCGTGCATCAGACGGCATTGAGCGCTGGGTCTATGGCACCGGCGAAATCATCGTCGCGCCCGACGGCAACCCGGCCCGCATGATCGGCACGATCCAGGACATTACCGACAAAAAAGCGACCGAAGAGGGCCTCAATCGGCACAACAGGGAGCTCGACCGGCGGGTAATGGAGCGGACGGTCGAGCTGGAGACCGCGATCCGCGAACAGGAGGCGTTCAGTTATTCGGTTTCCCACGATCTCCGGGCGCCACTGCGCCACATCAACAGCTTCGGCGCCATCCTGGCGGAAGAGTATGCCCGGCAGCTCCCCGTCGAAGCACGCCAGATCCTCGACCGGATTCGCAAGGCAAGCGCCCAGATGGGCCAACTGATCGACGATCTGCTGGAGCTGTCGCGGGTGGGACGGGCAACACTGCACCACCAGAAGGTCAACCTGAGCGCCAAGGCAGCCGAGATTGCCGCCATGCTGGACGAAACCGAGCCCGCCCGGGACGTGGAGTGGGTCATCGCCAGCGGGCTACGGGCCAGCGGCGATGCCACCCTGCTGCGACAGCTCCTGGAGAACCTGTTGGGGAATGCCTGGAAGTACACCGCCCGGACGCCCCACGGTCGGATCGAGTTCGGCCGGACGACGGTGAATGGCGAAAAGGTCTACTTCGTCCGGGACAACGGCGCCGGTTTCGACATGGCCTACGTGGATAAACTGTTCCGCCCCTTCCAGCGGCTCCACACCGACGAGCAGTTCGAAGGGACCGGCATCGGCCTCGCCACCGTCAAGCGGATCATCGAACGCCACGGCGGCCGGGCCTGGGCGACGGGCGACGTCGATGCAGGCGCGACGTTTTACTTTACGCTCCCCAACGCGTGA